Genomic segment of Syntrophales bacterium:
ACGAGGAATGGCACGTTCATCGTCAACGGCACGGAGCGCGTGATCGTCAGCCAGCTCCATCGCTCGCCGGGTATCTTTTTTGATCATGACAAGGGAAAGACGCTGGCCAGCGGAAAGCTGATATACTCCGCACGGCTCATTCCGATTCGCGGATCCTGGCTTGACCTGGAGTTCGATTCCAAGGACATCCTGTACGTCCGCATCGACCGTCGCCGGAAAATGCCCGTCACCATTCTGCTGAAAGCCATGGGGAATTCCACGGATTTCCTGTTGAACTACTTTTACAGTGTGGAAACGGTACACCTGGAAGGCCAGGATCTGTTCATCGACGTGGACGAATCCCTGATCGGGGAAAAGGTGCTGGAGGATATCAAGGATCCGAAAAGCGGTGATGTCATCGTCAAAAGAGGGAGGAAGCTCAACAAGCAGCTGATCAGAAAGATGACCGAGGCCGGAATCCTGAGAATCCCGGCCGAAGAAGCGGATATGCTGGGCCGGATCCTGGCCTCGAATGTCCTCGATCCCCAATCGGAGGAGGTCCTGCTCAAGTGCAATGAGGAACTGACGAGCCAGGGACTGGAGCTGCTCCGGGATAAGGGAGTACAGGATGTCCGTCTGATTCACCTGGATGAGGACACGACGTCTGCCTCCATCCGGGATACCCTGATCATGGACCGGATCGACTCGGCTGAAGACGCGATCATCGAAATCTACAGAAGGCTGCGTCCCAGCAATCCGCCGACCCCCGAAACGGCGTTCAAATTTTTCCGCAGCCTCTTTTTCGAAGCGGAAACGTACGACCTGTCGGATGTCGGCAGGGCGAAAATGAACTATAAGCTCGGCCTGGATGTGCCGACGGATGTGGCCGTTCTCCGGAACGAGGACATCCTGGCAGCCGTAAAATACCTGATCGACCTGAAAAACGGGGTTCAGGACCGAAGCGTGGACGACATCGACCACCTGGGAAACCGGCGAGTCCGTTCGGTGGGGGAACTGATCGAAAACCAGTACCGGATCGGTCTTGTCCGGATGGAGAGGGCCATCAAGGAAAAGATGAGCCTCCAGGACATCGAGACCATGATGCCCCACGACCTCGTCAACGCCAAGCCGGTCTCGGCCGTGGTGAACGAATTCTTCGGCAGCAGCCAGCTGTCGCAGTTCATGGACCAGACGAATCCCCTCTCCGAGATCACGCACAAGCGCCGCCTGTCCGCCCTGGGGCCCGGCGGTCTGACGAGGGAGCGAGCGGGGTTCGAGGTGCGGGACGTTCACCCGACGCATTATGGGCGGATCTGTCCGGTGGAGACGCCGGAAGGGCCGAACATCGGCCTCATCGTTTCGCTCAGCACCTATGCCCGGGTCAATGAATTCGGCTTCATCGAGACCCCCTATCGTCTCGTCGATGAAGGGAAGGTGCAGGAGGACGTCAAGTTCCTGACGGCCATCGAAGAGGAAAGCCGGATCATTGCCCCGTCCGACGTCAATCTGGACACGCAGGGAAATTTCCAGGATGATCTGATCTCTGCCCGGAAGGGTGGGAACTACATGGCGGTGGCCGCCTCCGACGTGACGATGATGGACGTCTCACCAAACCAGCTGGTCAGTGTCGCCGCGGCCCTGATCCCGTTCCTGGAGCATGACGACGCCAACCGCGCCCTCATGGGGTCGAACATGCAGCGTCAGGCGGTTCCGCTGATGCAGCCGGAAGTGCCCCTCGTGGGGACCGGCATGGAGTCCGTCGTCGCACGGGACTCTGGTGCCGTTGTAGCGGCCCGCCGGCCCGGAACGGTCGAGAGCGTGGATGCCTCCCGCATCGTGATCCGCTGCAGCGTCCACGATCAGGATGAAACGGACACGGGCGTCGACATCTACAATCTCACCAAGTATCAGCGCTCCAACCAGGACACCTGCTTCAACCAGAAGCCTATTGTCCATCCGGGAGACGAAGTCCGGGCGGGCGACATCATCGCCGACGGACCAGCAACGGACAACGGTGAACTCGCCCTGGGCCGGAACGTGATGGTGGCCTTCATGTCCTGGGGAGGCTACAACTATGAAGACTCGATCCTGGTGAGTGAGCGGATCGTCAAGGAAGACGTCTACACATCGATCCACATTGAGGAATTCGAGACGATGGCCCGGGACACGAAGCTGGGCAAGGAGGAGATTACCCGGGACATCCCGAATGTCGGTGAAGAGGCACTGAAAAACCTCGATGACAGCGGGATCGTGAGAATGGGTGTCTCCGTCAAGCCGGGGGATATTCTGGTCGGAAAGATCACCCCCAAGGGTGAGACCCAGCTGTCTCCGGAAGAGAAGCTCCTGCGCGCCATTTTCGGAGAAAAGGCGAGCGATGTCCGGGACACTTCCCTCCGTGTTCCGCCGGGCGTGGAAGGGACCGTCATCGACGCCAAGATTTTCTCCCGGAAGGGAGCGGAGAGGGATTCCCGGTCCCAGTACATCGAGGAAGAGGCCGTGCGTGGAATCCTCAAGGACCGGGATGACGAGATCCGGATCATCACGGAAAACGTGAGAGGCAAGATCGCTTCGATGCTGGAGGGAAAGACAGCCGGCTCTAAGATCGTGGATCCGAAAAAGAAGAAAATCGTCCTCAAGAAGGGGGAAGCCGTCACCAAGGAATTCCTGGAGAGTACTCCCTTCAGCCTCTGGAAGGGGATCACCCTGCCGGAAGATGAAGAGACGGAGCGCAAGGTCGGAGTCCTGATGGCGAATCTGGAGCGCAAGATCGACCTCGTAGAAGCCTATTTCGCGGACAAGATCGAAAGGCTCAAGGCCGGTGACGAACTGCCGCCGGGTGTGATCAAGATGGTCAAGGTGTATGTGGCCATCAAGCGAAAACTGTCGGTCGGTGACAAGATGGCCGGCCGACACGGCAACAAGGGCGTTCTTTCACGCATCCTTCCAGAAGAAGACATGCCCTTCTTCATGGACGGGACACCCGTAGACATCATCCTGAATCCCCTGGGCGTGCCGTCCCGCATGAACGTAGGCCAGATTCTGGAAACGCATCTGGGCTGGGCGGCCAAGGGGTTGGGAGAGAAGGTCTATGACCTCTACCGGAGCAAGGCCCCCGCCGATGAACTCAAACGGGAAATGAAGACGATCTATTCCACCCCCGAGTTCGAGCGGTTCGTGGACGGAGCCACCGACGAGGAGATCAGCCAGTTCGCAGCCCGGCTCCGCAAGGGCATTGCCGTCTCCACACCGGTTTTTGACGGGGCCGAGGAAGTCGAAATCCGCGACATGCTGAAGTCGGCAAACCTTCCCGAAAAGGGGCAGACTCTTCTGTTTGACGGCCGCACCGGGGAACCCTTTGACCAGGAAATCACCGTCGGCATGATCTACATGCTCAAGCTCCACCACCTGGTCGACAACAAGATCCATGCCCGTTCCATCGGTCCGTATTCTCTGGTCACCCAACAGCCTCTGGGCGGGAAGGCCCAGTTCGGCGGCCAGCGCCTGGGGGAAATGGAAGTCTGGGCCATGGAGGCTTACGGCGGTTCCTACTCACTTCAGGAGTTCCTGACGGTCAAGTCCGACGATGTGGCCGGCCGGACCCGGATCTACGAGGCGATCGTAAAGGGCGAGCATACGCTGGAACCGGGGCTTCCCGAATCGTTCAATGTCCTCGTGAAGGAGTTGCAGAGTCTCTGCCTCGACGTGGATTTGATCGAGGAAGAGTGAAGGGGCCGGTCCCCCAACAGGCAGACGGAGGAATATTAATCCGTGGAAGACGTGTTCAGCTATTTCGAAAAACCGAAGGATCCCATCCGCTTCAGCGCGATCCGCATGCGCATCGCTTCTCCCGAGAAGATTCTTTCCTGGTCCAAGGGGGAAGTGAAAAAGCCGGAGACGATCAATTATCGGACATTCAAACCGGAACGGGACGGCCTGTTCTGTGCGAAAATCTTCGGTCCCGTGAAGGATTACGAGTGCCTGTGCGGGCGTTACAAGCGCATGAAGCATCGGGGCGTCGTCTGTGAAAAGTGCGGCGTCGAGGTTATTCAGTCGAAGGTCCGCCGCGAGCGCATGGGTCACATCACCCTGGCGACGCCGGTGGCCCATATCTGGTTCCTGAAGAGCCTGCCCAGCCGGATCGGCAACATCCTGGACATGACCCTCAAGGAACTGGAGAAGGTTCTCTACTTCGAATCCTGGATCGTCCTGGATCCGAAAAACACACCTCTCAAGAGGAAGGAGCTTCTCGACGAAGAGGAGTATTTCCGGAGGTGTGAGGAATTCGGAGCGGAATCCTTCGTTGCGGGAATCGGAGCGGAAGCGGTCCGGAAACTGCTGGAGGAAATCGACCTGGAGCAGCTTTACGAAGAGCTCCGGGATGAACTGAAGACGTCCGTCTCCGACACGAAGAAAAAGAAGCTCGTCAAGCGGCTGAAGGTGGTGGAGGCCCTCCGCAAGTCGGGCAACCGGCCCGAATGGATGGTCCTGACCGTGCTGCCGGTGATTCCTCCGGATCTGCGGCCCCTGGTGCCGCTTGATGGGGGACGGTTCGCCACGTCGGATCTGAACGATCTGTACCGCCGGGTCATCAACCGGAACAACCGGCTGAAGCGGCTCCAGGAGCTCAACGCCCCGGAAATCATCATCCGCAACGAGAAGAGAATGCTCCAGGAAGCCGTGGACGTTCTGTTCGACAATGGCCGGAGAGGCAGGGCGATCACCGGGACAAACAAGCGGCCGCTGCGTTCCCTATCGGATATGCTCAAGGGGAAGCAGGGCCGGTTTCGCCAGAACCTGCTTGGGAAGCGGGTTGATTATTCTGGCCGTTCGGTCATCACCGTCGGACCGGATCTGAGGCTTCACCAGTGCGGCCTGCCCAAGAAAATGGCCCTCGAACTGTTCAAGCCTTTTGTCTACAACCGGCTGATGGATCGAGGTTACGTGACCACCGTCAAGAGTGCCAAGAAGATGGTGGAGCGGGAATCCGCAGAGGTCTGGGATGCCCTGGACGAAGTCGTTCGGGAATATCCCGTCATGTTGAATCGGGCGCCCACCCTTCACCGGCTCGGCATTCAGGCGTTCGAGCCTGTCCTCATCGAGGGAAAGGCCATCCAGCTGCATCCGCTTGTCTGCACTGCCTTCAACGCGGACTTCGACGGAGACCAGATGGCCGTCCACGTACCTCTTTCCATCGAGGCCCAGACGGAAGCCCGGGTCCTCATGATGTCGACGAACAACATTCTATCCCCGGCCAACGGCAAGCCCATCATCATCCCGAGCCAGGATATCGTTCTGGGGATTTATTACCTGACGCGGGACCGGTCCGGGATCAAGGGAGAGGGAATGACCTTTTCCGGACCCGAAGAAGTGCGCTGCGCCCTCGATGCCGGCGAGATCGACCTCCAGGCAAAAATCCGGGTCCGACTGGAGGGCGTGCTGAAGGAAACAACGGCGGGACGCATCATCCTCTTTGAGATCATACCCAAGGAAATTCCCTTCGATCTCATCAACAAGGTGATGAACAAGAAGGAACTGGCGAACTTGATCGACCACTGCTACCGCACCCTGGGCGACAAGACGACGGTCCTTCTGGCGGACCGCCTGAAAGACCTCGGGTTCAAGTACGCCACCAGTTCGGGATGCTCCATTGCGATTCACAACATGGTGATCCCAGCCAACAAGCGGGAAATCGTGGCCAAGGCCGACAAGGAAGTCCTCAAGATCCAGAAGCAGTATATGGACGGATTGATCACGGACGGGGAGCGCTACAACAAGGTCATCGACATCTGGGCACAGGCGACCGAACGGGTCGCCTCAGAAATGATGGGCGGGATTGAAAAGGAGATCCTTGATGGCAAGGAGGGGGCCAGGAAAAAGGCCGAGAGCTTCAATCCGATCTACATGATGGCCGATTCCGGAGCCCGCGGAAGCGCCGTCCAGATCAGGCAGCTGGCCGGAATGCGCGGCTTGATGGCCAAACCCTCCGGAGAAATCCTCGAGACTCCCATTACGGCCAACTTCCGGGAGGGACTGACGGTTCTCCAGTACTTCATATCCACCCACGGTGCCCGGAAAGGCCTTGCCGACACGGCCCTCAAGACGGCCAACTCGGGCTACCTCACCCGGAGGCTCGTGGACGTTGCCCAGGATTGCATCATCACGGAGACGGACTGTGGAACCATTGACGGCATCTTCGTCTCCGCCCTGATGGAAGGGGGCGAGATCATTGAGACTGCCGGCGAGCGCGTTCTGGGCCGCGTGACCCTGGAAGAAGTCAAGGATCCCTTCACCAGCGAGGTCATCATTCCGGCCAATCAGGCGATCGACGAAGCCCTGGCCGAGAAGATCGACAACGCCGGGATCGAGAGAGTCAAAATCCGTTCCGTTCTCACCTGCAAATCCGTCTACGGGGTTTGTGCCATGTGTTACGGTCGCGATCTTGCCCACGGCCATCTGGCGAACATCGGCGAAGCGGTCGGAATCATCGCTGCTCAGTCCATCGGTGAACCGGGAACGCAGTTGACCATGCGGACCTTCCACATCGGTGGAACAGCCAAATTCGAGGAACACTCCACATTGGAGGCCCGGCACGACGGAACGATCCGCTTTGAAGATCTTCACGTAGTCGATCCGGACCAGGGCGAAGAGGTTAAAAAGGCGCGGCGCGCAGACCTGGTGGTTATGAACCGGAACGGGGAAATCCATGTCGTGGACGATCAGGGAAGGGCCAGGGGCCGCTATCCTGTTCCCTATGGTGCCCATCTCAAGGTGAGGGAGGGCGATAAGGTCTTCGGCCCGGGCAAGGATCCCAAAACCGGAGTGGAGAAGCAGCCGACTCTGATCGCCGAGTGGGATCCGTTCTCGATTCCAATTCTTTCCGAGGTGGAAGGGGCCGTAAAATTCGGCGATATCATCGAAGGGAAGACCATGCAGGAGCAGGTCGACGAAGTGACCGGCCTGTCCCGCAAGGTGATCGTCGAATTCAAGGGCATGGATTTGAGGCCGAGAATATCCATCAAGGACAAGAAGGGAAAAACCGCGAAAGTGCCAGGCACCAGTGCCGTTGCGCGTCATCTCCTCTCCGTCGGTGTGAACATCGTCGTCAACGAGGGAGATCTGGTACGGGCCGGGGACATCCTCGCGAAGATCCCCCGGGAGACCACCAAGACAAAGGATATTACGGGCGGTCTTCCCCGCGTCGCCGAGCTGTTCGAGGCCCGCAAACCAAAGGAATACGCCGTCATCAGTGAGATCGACGGAGTGGTGGTGTACGGAAAGGATGCCAAAGGGAAACGGAAGGTGATCATCACCCCCGACATCGGGGAGGAGAAGGAATACCTGATCCCGAAGGGCAAGCATGTCAGCGTCCAGGAAGGGGACCGGATCAAGGCCGGTGAAGCTCTCATGGACGGTGTCCAGAATCCGCACGACCTTCTCACCATCAAGGGAGAGAAGGAACTGGCCCGCTACTTGGTGGATGAAGTGCAGGAAGTGTATCGCCTCCAGGGAGTCAAGATCAACGACAAGCACATGGAGATCATCGTCCGCCAGATGCTACGGCGTGTCCGGATCAACGATCCGGGCGATACCACCTTCATCGCGGACGAGCAGGTGGAGCGGTTCCGTTTCCAGGAGGAGAACGCCAGGGTTCTGGCGGAGGGTGGCCGTCCGGCGACAGGGGAGGCCCTGCTCCTGGGAATCACCAAGGCCTCCCTGTCCACCCAGAGCTTCATATCGGCGGCATCCTTCCAGGAAACAACGCGGGTGCTTACCGAGGCCGCCCTGGCGGGAAAGGTCGATTACCTGAGAGGACTCAAGGAAAACGTGATCATGGGCAGGTTGATTCCGGCGGGTACGGGGCTCGGAATCTACAGGAAGCTCGGGATCAAGACAGCGGAAGAGCTTCCCGGACCTGAAAACCAGGATGGAGAAGCCGCGGAAGGTGAGAAAGTGCTTGACATAGAGGTCGTCAGTTGATATTGAGGCGATCTTTTTGAACGGCCCGCAAATCCAGGGTCATCAACCATTCGAGAGGGAAGCATGCCGACGATCAACCAGCTGATCCGAAAGGGAAGGACCGAGCTGAAGAAAAAATCGAATTCCCCTGCCCTTGCCGGCTCTCCCCAGAGGCGGGGCGTATGCGTCCGGGTGTATACCACAACGCCGAAGAAGCCGAATTCCGCTCTTCGCAAAGTGGCGAGGGTTCGCCTGACGGGCGGTTATGAAGTGACATCCTATATCCCCGGTGTCGGTCACAACCTCCAGGAGCATTCCGTGGTTCTGGTCCGGGGGGGGAGGGTCAAGGACCTGCCCGGTGTCCGCTATCACATTGTCCGGGGTACTCTTGATGCGGTTGGTGTTCAGGACCGCAGACAGGGAAGATCGAAGTACGGATCCAAGAAACCCAGCTAACACGGGGACTGTTTCATGCCGAGAAGAAGAGAAGTAACCAAGAGGGAGATCCTGCCGGATCCGAAATTCCATAACCGGCTGGTGGCAAAATTTGTCAACAGTCTGATGAAACGGGGTAAGAAGAGTACGGCGGAATCCATTCTTTACGGAGCTTTCGATATTATTGAAAAGCGTATCAAAGACGCTCCTCCGGTCGAAGTCTTCGAGAAGGCAGTCAACAACGTGAAGCCGATGATCGAAGTGAAATCGAGGAGAGTCGGCGGCTCCACGTACCAGGTCCCGACGGAAGTGCCGGCAAACCGGCGCCTCGCGTTGGGAATCCGCTGGCTGATTTCCAACGCCAGAGACCGTGCCGAGAAAACCATGCGCGAGAAGCTGGCGGCGGAGCTGATCGACGCGGCAAACAACCGCGGATCAGCCATCAAGAAGCGCGAAGCGGTCCACAAGATGGCCGAAGCCAACAAGGCCTTTGCCCACTACCGGTTCTGACGGAGCGCCGTGAGATCAGGTAAGGGCAAGCAGGCATGAAGGATAAGAAAGATCATTAGGGCATCCGGAAAAAATAAATCGAACCATTCAGAGCATAAGGAGGTACAGCGAGATGGCTAAGAAGAAATTCGAAAGGACGAAACCGCATGTCAATGTCGGCACCATCGGGCACGTTGACCACGGCAAGACGACGCTCACCGCGGCGATGACGAAGCATCTCGCGCGGAAGGGATTCGCTGAATTTCGGCCCTTTGATTCCATCGACAATGCTCCTGAAGAGAAAGAGCGGGGAGTGACCATCAACGTCGCCCACGTGGAGTACGAAACGGCGAAGCGGCATTATGCCCATGTCGACTGTCCCGGCCACGCGGATTATATCAAGAACATGATTTCCGGCGCCGCCCACATGGATGGAGCCATTCTCGTGGTCGCAGCCTCCGACGGCCCGATGCCCCAGACCCGGGAACACATCCTCCTGGCCCGCCAGGTGCGTGTCCCCTGCATCGTCGTGTACCTGAACAAGGTGGACCTGGTGGACGACCCCGAACTGCTGGACCTCGTCGAGCTGGAGCTGAGAGAGCTCCTCTCCAATTACGAGTTCCCCGGGGACGAGATTCCCATCATCCGCGGATCCGCTCTGAAAGCGCTGGAGTCCGATGACATCGATTCCGAAGACGTCAAGTCGATCTGGGAGTTGATGGATGCAGTCGACAACTACATTCCGGAACCGGTGCGGGATACGGACAAGCCCTTCCTGATGCCCATCGGTGACGTCTTTTCGATCTCCGGGCGTGGTACGGTCGTCACAGGCCGTGTGGACCGCGGGATCATCCATACGGGTGATGAAGTCGAGATCGTCGGAATTCGTCCGACCTTCAAGACCGTCTGCACGGGTGTTGAAATGTTCCGCAAGACCCTGGATGAGGGGCGGGCGGGCGATGATATCGGTGTTCTCCTTCGCGGTACAAAGCGCGAGGATGTGGAGCGGGGCCAGGTCGTTGCCAAGCCCAGTTCCATCACGCCGCACACCAAATTCAACGCCGCCGTGTACGTCCTGACGAAGGAAGAGGGTGGAAGGCATACCCCCTTCTTCAGTGGATACCGTCCCCAGTTCTATTTCCGCACCACCGATGTGACGGGTGTTGCCACCCTGCCGGAAGGCGTGGAGATGGTCATGCCCGGGGACAACGTCAACATCGAAGTCCAGTTGATCACCCCCATCGCCATGGAAGAGCAGCTCCGATTCGCCATCAGGGAAGGCGGAAGGACGGTCGGCGCGGGCGTGGTGAGCAAGATCATTGAATAAGTGAAGGATCACGAAGCGGCAATGAAAGACCAGAAAATTCGCATTCGTCTGAAGGCGTACGATTACAAGCTGCTGGACCGGTCTGTAGGCGATATCGTGGAAACCGCGAAGAGGACGGGTGCCCGGGTTGCGGGTCCGATTCCCCTTCCCACGGACATCCACAAATTCTGCGTCAACCGGTCGCCCCACGTAGACAAGAAGTCACGGGAGCAGTTTGAAATCCGGACGCATAAACGGCTGATAGACATCATCGAGCCGACCCAGTCCACGGTGGATGCCCTCATGAAACTGGACCTATCTGCCGGTGTGGACGT
This window contains:
- the rpoB gene encoding DNA-directed RNA polymerase subunit beta, which produces MGAFRKSFGRIRKILDIPNLIDIQLRSYDKFLQWDVEPDQRKNFGLQGAFRSVFPISDFSGKCTLEFVSYKIGQARYDMNECVQKGMTYAAPLKIVVQLRVFDVDRSSDNRAIRDIKEQEIYFGEIPLMTRNGTFIVNGTERVIVSQLHRSPGIFFDHDKGKTLASGKLIYSARLIPIRGSWLDLEFDSKDILYVRIDRRRKMPVTILLKAMGNSTDFLLNYFYSVETVHLEGQDLFIDVDESLIGEKVLEDIKDPKSGDVIVKRGRKLNKQLIRKMTEAGILRIPAEEADMLGRILASNVLDPQSEEVLLKCNEELTSQGLELLRDKGVQDVRLIHLDEDTTSASIRDTLIMDRIDSAEDAIIEIYRRLRPSNPPTPETAFKFFRSLFFEAETYDLSDVGRAKMNYKLGLDVPTDVAVLRNEDILAAVKYLIDLKNGVQDRSVDDIDHLGNRRVRSVGELIENQYRIGLVRMERAIKEKMSLQDIETMMPHDLVNAKPVSAVVNEFFGSSQLSQFMDQTNPLSEITHKRRLSALGPGGLTRERAGFEVRDVHPTHYGRICPVETPEGPNIGLIVSLSTYARVNEFGFIETPYRLVDEGKVQEDVKFLTAIEEESRIIAPSDVNLDTQGNFQDDLISARKGGNYMAVAASDVTMMDVSPNQLVSVAAALIPFLEHDDANRALMGSNMQRQAVPLMQPEVPLVGTGMESVVARDSGAVVAARRPGTVESVDASRIVIRCSVHDQDETDTGVDIYNLTKYQRSNQDTCFNQKPIVHPGDEVRAGDIIADGPATDNGELALGRNVMVAFMSWGGYNYEDSILVSERIVKEDVYTSIHIEEFETMARDTKLGKEEITRDIPNVGEEALKNLDDSGIVRMGVSVKPGDILVGKITPKGETQLSPEEKLLRAIFGEKASDVRDTSLRVPPGVEGTVIDAKIFSRKGAERDSRSQYIEEEAVRGILKDRDDEIRIITENVRGKIASMLEGKTAGSKIVDPKKKKIVLKKGEAVTKEFLESTPFSLWKGITLPEDEETERKVGVLMANLERKIDLVEAYFADKIERLKAGDELPPGVIKMVKVYVAIKRKLSVGDKMAGRHGNKGVLSRILPEEDMPFFMDGTPVDIILNPLGVPSRMNVGQILETHLGWAAKGLGEKVYDLYRSKAPADELKREMKTIYSTPEFERFVDGATDEEISQFAARLRKGIAVSTPVFDGAEEVEIRDMLKSANLPEKGQTLLFDGRTGEPFDQEITVGMIYMLKLHHLVDNKIHARSIGPYSLVTQQPLGGKAQFGGQRLGEMEVWAMEAYGGSYSLQEFLTVKSDDVAGRTRIYEAIVKGEHTLEPGLPESFNVLVKELQSLCLDVDLIEEE
- the rpoC gene encoding DNA-directed RNA polymerase subunit beta' — encoded protein: MEDVFSYFEKPKDPIRFSAIRMRIASPEKILSWSKGEVKKPETINYRTFKPERDGLFCAKIFGPVKDYECLCGRYKRMKHRGVVCEKCGVEVIQSKVRRERMGHITLATPVAHIWFLKSLPSRIGNILDMTLKELEKVLYFESWIVLDPKNTPLKRKELLDEEEYFRRCEEFGAESFVAGIGAEAVRKLLEEIDLEQLYEELRDELKTSVSDTKKKKLVKRLKVVEALRKSGNRPEWMVLTVLPVIPPDLRPLVPLDGGRFATSDLNDLYRRVINRNNRLKRLQELNAPEIIIRNEKRMLQEAVDVLFDNGRRGRAITGTNKRPLRSLSDMLKGKQGRFRQNLLGKRVDYSGRSVITVGPDLRLHQCGLPKKMALELFKPFVYNRLMDRGYVTTVKSAKKMVERESAEVWDALDEVVREYPVMLNRAPTLHRLGIQAFEPVLIEGKAIQLHPLVCTAFNADFDGDQMAVHVPLSIEAQTEARVLMMSTNNILSPANGKPIIIPSQDIVLGIYYLTRDRSGIKGEGMTFSGPEEVRCALDAGEIDLQAKIRVRLEGVLKETTAGRIILFEIIPKEIPFDLINKVMNKKELANLIDHCYRTLGDKTTVLLADRLKDLGFKYATSSGCSIAIHNMVIPANKREIVAKADKEVLKIQKQYMDGLITDGERYNKVIDIWAQATERVASEMMGGIEKEILDGKEGARKKAESFNPIYMMADSGARGSAVQIRQLAGMRGLMAKPSGEILETPITANFREGLTVLQYFISTHGARKGLADTALKTANSGYLTRRLVDVAQDCIITETDCGTIDGIFVSALMEGGEIIETAGERVLGRVTLEEVKDPFTSEVIIPANQAIDEALAEKIDNAGIERVKIRSVLTCKSVYGVCAMCYGRDLAHGHLANIGEAVGIIAAQSIGEPGTQLTMRTFHIGGTAKFEEHSTLEARHDGTIRFEDLHVVDPDQGEEVKKARRADLVVMNRNGEIHVVDDQGRARGRYPVPYGAHLKVREGDKVFGPGKDPKTGVEKQPTLIAEWDPFSIPILSEVEGAVKFGDIIEGKTMQEQVDEVTGLSRKVIVEFKGMDLRPRISIKDKKGKTAKVPGTSAVARHLLSVGVNIVVNEGDLVRAGDILAKIPRETTKTKDITGGLPRVAELFEARKPKEYAVISEIDGVVVYGKDAKGKRKVIITPDIGEEKEYLIPKGKHVSVQEGDRIKAGEALMDGVQNPHDLLTIKGEKELARYLVDEVQEVYRLQGVKINDKHMEIIVRQMLRRVRINDPGDTTFIADEQVERFRFQEENARVLAEGGRPATGEALLLGITKASLSTQSFISAASFQETTRVLTEAALAGKVDYLRGLKENVIMGRLIPAGTGLGIYRKLGIKTAEELPGPENQDGEAAEGEKVLDIEVVS
- the rpsL gene encoding 30S ribosomal protein S12, with product MPTINQLIRKGRTELKKKSNSPALAGSPQRRGVCVRVYTTTPKKPNSALRKVARVRLTGGYEVTSYIPGVGHNLQEHSVVLVRGGRVKDLPGVRYHIVRGTLDAVGVQDRRQGRSKYGSKKPS
- the rpsG gene encoding 30S ribosomal protein S7; translation: MPRRREVTKREILPDPKFHNRLVAKFVNSLMKRGKKSTAESILYGAFDIIEKRIKDAPPVEVFEKAVNNVKPMIEVKSRRVGGSTYQVPTEVPANRRLALGIRWLISNARDRAEKTMREKLAAELIDAANNRGSAIKKREAVHKMAEANKAFAHYRF
- the tuf gene encoding elongation factor Tu, which codes for MAKKKFERTKPHVNVGTIGHVDHGKTTLTAAMTKHLARKGFAEFRPFDSIDNAPEEKERGVTINVAHVEYETAKRHYAHVDCPGHADYIKNMISGAAHMDGAILVVAASDGPMPQTREHILLARQVRVPCIVVYLNKVDLVDDPELLDLVELELRELLSNYEFPGDEIPIIRGSALKALESDDIDSEDVKSIWELMDAVDNYIPEPVRDTDKPFLMPIGDVFSISGRGTVVTGRVDRGIIHTGDEVEIVGIRPTFKTVCTGVEMFRKTLDEGRAGDDIGVLLRGTKREDVERGQVVAKPSSITPHTKFNAAVYVLTKEEGGRHTPFFSGYRPQFYFRTTDVTGVATLPEGVEMVMPGDNVNIEVQLITPIAMEEQLRFAIREGGRTVGAGVVSKIIE
- the rpsJ gene encoding 30S ribosomal protein S10; amino-acid sequence: MKDQKIRIRLKAYDYKLLDRSVGDIVETAKRTGARVAGPIPLPTDIHKFCVNRSPHVDKKSREQFEIRTHKRLIDIIEPTQSTVDALMKLDLSAGVDVEIKL